From Carya illinoinensis cultivar Pawnee chromosome 5, C.illinoinensisPawnee_v1, whole genome shotgun sequence, one genomic window encodes:
- the LOC122310062 gene encoding transcription factor ABORTED MICROSPORES-like gives VQTLILNQPSWLNFSNTTRSSVLEVPKDKHVIDLIIAQCNISQEQKAPINSINMDASFPVNLNVISEIQSKPSFSSDEENDQKDPNNHFQPPVSPETAFGNLNLPYNISVDQVHLYDSPMDFLQQCNFTSENRTKNGINHEGSHNPSVSDKAISPFKSCPQNEYQFEMNALHQSMMSNSSNMHMQFMEPPSHKEQQGNDKYSINHETRRTNSISDCSDQSDDEDDAKYKRRTGNRPQSKNLLAERRRRKKLNDRLYALRALVPRISKMDKASILGDAIEFVKELQKQVKDLQDELEEHSDDGGRNTGTPGNHHNVQPEILNQHGIDVGPKREHDKAPNSIHLGESSNGSVSKHNQHSESTNDKAQQMEVQVEAAQIDGTEFFVKVFCEHKPGGFVRLMEALNSLGLEATNANVTSFRGLVSNVFKVEHKRDSEIVQVDHVRNSLLKLTRNPSRGWPEMAKASENGGSTNYHHNQHHLLNHHASSYHHPLLHLHN, from the exons GTACAGACCTTGATATTAAACCAACCCAGTTGGCTAAACTTCTCAAATACCACAAGATCAAGTGTTCTAGAA GTTCCTAAAGATAAGCATGTCATTGATCTTATCATAGCCCAATGCAACATTTCACAGGAGCAGAAGGCCCCCATCAATTCAATCAACATGGACGCAAGCTTCCCTGTTAATTTAAATGTGATTAGTGAAATTCAATCAAAGCCTTCTTTTTCAAGTGATGAAGAAAATGATCAAAAGGATCCTAACAATCATTTTCAGCCACCAGTTTCACCCGAAACAGCATTCGGAAATTTGAATCTACCTTACAATATCTCTGTTGACCAAGTTCACCTATACGATTCTCCAATGGACTTCCTTCAGCAATGCAATTTCACTTCTGAAAACAGAACCAAGAATGGCATCAACCATGAAGGATCTCACAATCCATCTGTTTCTGACAAAGCCATAAGCCCATTCAAATCTTGCCCTCAGAATGAGTACCAATTCGAGATGAATGCATTACATCAGTCCATGATGAGCAATTCATCTAACATGCATATGCAGTTTATGGAACCACCTTCACACAAAGAGCAGCAGGGGAACGATAAGTATTCCATCAATCATGAAACGAGAAGAACAAATTCAATCTCAGATTGCAGTGATCAGTCTGACGATGAGGATGATGCAAAGTATAAGCGAAGGACTGGAAATAGGCCTCAGTCGAAAAACCTTCTTGctgaaaggagaagaagaaagaagcttAATGATAGGCTCTATGCTCTTCGGGCTTTGGTCCCTAGGATTTCCAAG ATGGATAAGGCTTCTATCCTGGGGGATGCAATTGAATTTGTGAAGGAGCTGCAGAAGCAAGTAAAAGATCTCCAAGATGAGCTTGAAGAGCATTCAGATGATGGAGGTAGAAATACAGGCACGCCTGGCAACCACCACAACGTCCAACCCGAAATTCTAAACCAACATGGAATCGATGTTGGGCCTAAAAGGGAACATGATAAAGCTCCAAATAGCATTCATTTGGGAGAATCAAGCAATGGCAGTGTCTCGAAACATAACCAACACTCGGAAAGTACTAATGATAAGGCACAGCAGATGGAG GTGCAAGTGGAAGCAGCGCAGATAGATGGGACGGAATTCTTTGTGAAGGTATTTTGCGAGCACAAGCCTGGGGGGTTTGTGAGATTAATGGAGGCATTGAACTCTCTGGGACTAGAAGCAACAAATGCAAATGTAACTAGCTTCAGAGGCCTTGTGTCCAATGTTTTCAAAGTAGAG CATAAAAGGGACAGCGAAATAGTTCAAGTTGATCATGTGAGAAACTCCTTGCTGAAGCTAACGCGAAACCCATCCCGAGGGTGGCCTGAGATGGCTAAAGCATCAGAGAATGGTGGCAGCACCAACTATCATCATAACCAGCACCACCTGCTCAACCACCATGCCAGTTCCTACCACCACCCCCTACTCCATCTTCATAACTAA
- the LOC122309030 gene encoding basic blue protein-like — MEETSFFKLCSFLMVVLMIDVQFLKSATSHNYTVGDEGNWNDEADFVSWSQKYKFKVGDVLRFKYVKGQHNTYEVTEATYRSCDASSGVLAKYESGDDQVKLTQAKKYWFICNIPGHCLGGMRFGIDVKEASASDPGANTPNSAISPPPGESSPPVSSCRSYDPVRWSMGIHLVAFGILL; from the exons ATGGAAGAAACCAGTTTTTTCAAACTTTGCAGCTTCTTAATGGTGGTTCTTATGATCGATGTTCAGTTTTTGAAAAGTGCTACATCTCATAATTATACAGTTGGTGATGAAGGAAATTGGAATGATGAGGCAGACTTCGTCTCATGGTCACAGAAATACAAATTCAAAGTTGGTGATGTTCTTC GTTTTAAATATGTGAAGGGGCAGCATAATACTTATGAAGTAACAGAAGCTACCTACCGATCATGTGATGCGAGCTCTGGAGTGTTGGCAAAGTATGAGAGTGGAGACGATCAAGTAAAACTTACTCAAGCAAAGAAGTATTGGTTCATTTGCAATATCCCTGGACATTGCCTCGGGGGAATGAGGTTTGGCATAGATGTTAAAGAAGCAAGTGCCTCTGATCCTGGGGCTAATACCCCCAATAGTGCTATATCACCTCCCCCGGGGGAATCATCTCCACCAGTCAGTTCTTGTAGAAGTTATGACCCTGTTAGGTGGAGCATGGGAATTCATCTTGTTGCATTTGGAATTTTACTGTGA